The following DNA comes from Thermoanaerobaculales bacterium.
GCACGGGAGCGGGAACGGGTTTCGAGGCCCCCTCGCGGGCGGCGGCAGGTGGAACCGGCTTGACCCGCGCCCCCCGAACGCGTGAAACTCCCGTCATGAACGAGCTGATCCTGATCGTCGACGACGAAGAGGGCATCCTGGTCGCGCTCGCCAACATCCTCCGCGACGAGGGGTTCCGGACCATCGCCACGACCCGCGGCGAGGAGGCCCTCGAGCTGTACCGGATGCAGCGGCCGGACGCGGTGTTCCTCGACATCTGGCTGCCCGACCGCGACGGCCTGGAGACGCTGCAGGCGCTGCGGGAGCTCGACCCCGGCGCGGCGGTGATCATGATGTCCGGCCACGGCACCTCCACCACCGCGGTCAAGGCGATCAAGATGGGCGCCCAAGACTACCTGGAGAAGCCGCTGTCCTACGACCTCACCATCGACGCCGTGCGCAGCGCGCTGGCAGCCCGTGCGGCGGCCGGCCGGCCCCAGTTGCTCGACGCCGGCGGCGAGCGCGCAATGCCGGCTCGAGAGCTGGCGCCGCCGCCCGAGCTGCCGCTCCTCGAGACGAGCGACCGGCCGCAGCGGACGATCCGGACCAGCTCGGTGATGTACGGGCTCGGCCTCCACTCCGGCGGGCGCACCGGCATGGCGCTGCAGCCGCTACCCCCGGACAGCGGCATCCACTTCCTGACCCTGCCCGGCGCCACCGTCATCCCGGCCCACATCAGCTCGGTCGCCGACACCGAGTACGCGACCACTCTCACCCGCGGAGGCGAGAGCGTCCGCACCGTCGAGCACCTGCTGTCGGTGCTGCACGCCTACGGCGTCTGCAATCTGCTCGTCAAGGTGCACGGCGAGATCCCGGTCCTCGACGGCTCCGCGGTCGAGTTCTGCCGCCACATCGACGAGATCGGGGTGGTCGACCAGGACGCGCCGCAGCGCGAGATCGTCATCGATCGACGCTACGAGCTGGCAGGCGGGACCGAGAAGTCGATGGTGATCGAGCCCGCGGACTCCTTCTCGGTGTCCTACCTGCTGCGCTACCCGCCCCCGATCGGCGAGCAGTACTTCGAGTTCACGCTGTCGAGCCCGGAGGCCTACCGCGACCAGATCGCCCCGGCGAGGACGTTCGGTTTCATGCGCGACCTCAAGATGATCAACGAGCTCGGCCTGGGGTCGGGCGGGCGCCTCGACAACTTCATCCTGGTCGGCGAGGACGAGGTGGTCAACACCGCGCTCCGCTTCCCGGACGAGTTCGTGCGCCACAAGATCCTGGACATCATCGGCGACCTCTACCTGCTCGGCTACCGGATGCGGGGCCGGGTGACGGCCCGGTTGACCGGCCACCGCGACAACATCGCCATCCAGCGCAGGATCCTCGCCGACGCGATCTCCTCAGCTGCGGCGCCGTAGCAGGACCACCCGCGACGCGCCGCCGGCGAGGTCGCGTTCGATCTCCAGCCGCTCCGGGAGCGACCCCTCGACGTCGGCCCGCGCCGGGCACTCGAGGCAGGCGGTGGCCCCGGGCTCCAGCGCCCCGGTGGAGAAGGCAGCCACCAGCGCCTCCAGCCCCTCCTGCCACGACTCGAAGGGCGGGTCGGCCCACGCCAGCGAGAAGCGCTCGCCGGCGGCGGCGAGCTCCTCCACCGCGGTTCGGGCCGGCCGGCGCAGCACGCGCGCCCGCCCGGACGAGCCGCAGAGCGCCTCGCAGTTGGCCTCGACCAGTCGAGCCGCGATGTGGTCGCGCTCGACGAACACCGCGCGGGCCGCGCCGCGGGACAGGGCCTCGAGCCCGACCGCTCCGGTCCCGGCGAACAGGTCGAGGACCATGGCTCCGGCGACCCGGTCCCCGAGCACCGCGAAGGCGCGCTCGCGCATGGCATCGGGGGTCGGCCGCAGCCGCCGGTTGCCGCGTCCGGGGCCCTTGAGCCGCCGTGAGCGCCAGTCGCCACCGGTGATCCTCATGGGGCGTGCTCGATGACCTCGACCACGAGCGTGCGGATCTCGCCCGCCGGCACCAGCTCGTTGATGTAGCTCCCGCGATGCTCGAGGACCAGGGCGCCGTCGTCGCGGACCTCGATCAGCTCGGCGACCGCACCGCCGCGTAGCCGGACCACGTCCCCGACCCGGGGCTGCCAGCGGTCGACGCCGGGCCCGGCCGACACGCCGACGAGCGCCTGCTGCTCGAGGTCGTCGAGGGTGGCGATCAGCCGCGTCGCGGCCAGGCTGTAGACGGTCATCGACGAGTAGGTGAACCGGATCGGCCCTCCGGGGGCGACGTGGACGGTGACCACCCCGCGGCCTCCGGAGCCGCTCGCGCTCGGGAGCTCGTCGGCCTCGGCGAGCTCGGCTGCGTCGCGCTGGATGGCCGCCAGGTAGCCGGCGTACTGATCGGCAGGGAGCGTGACCTGGCGGAACAGGCCGCGCTCGCCTCCGCGCCGGCCCGACACCACCACGACCGCGTTCGAGAACAGCGAGGTGCGGATCTCGCGGTCGCGAATCGTGAGAATGCGCTCCACCACCGGCGCCGGCGCGGCGGTCTCGCCGGCCGGCGCCCCCGGCGCCGCCAGGACGACCGCGCCGAGGGCGGCGAGCCCGGCCGCGATGAGCCTGGTCGCGGCGGTCATTCGACCACCTCCGTGCCGCCGGCGTTGCGGGCGGCGTCGATCGCGAACTCGAGCGCCTGCTCCGGACCGATCTCGCGGTCGACCACCGCGTCGCGGGCGCGGCGGATGGCGCGGCCGACGTGAGGGCCGGGCGGGATTCCGGCGTCCAGCAGCTGGCCGCCGCTGACCGGTGGCTGCAGCCGCACCGCCAGCTCGATCGCGTCAGCCAGCCGTCGCCTCGCGACGAGATCGATGCCGGCCATTGCCAGCAGGAGGACCTCGGGCGGCCGGCCCTCGGCCAGGCGGAGCCGCCGCGACGGCGGCAGGGAGGCGTCCCTGGCTGCGGCGCGCACCTCGTCGACGCTGCCCGGCAGCTCCACCATCCGCCGCGCGAGATCGCCCGCCAGCTGCAGCCGCTCGGTGATGCGACGCTCGGCCCCGGTCGGCGCGCGCAGCACCAGCGCGCCCAGGAACAGGAACCAGGCATCCGGCGGCGGGCCGAGGCGCTCGAGCTGGTACCAGGCGAGCTGGCCCTCCACCTCCAGCAGGAACGACCGCAGATCCTCGCTCCATTGCAGGTCCGGGAAGATCACCGGGAGCAGGCCGAGCTCGGCGAGGAGCGACAGCGACAGCGTCGGGTGGGGCTGCTCCAGGAGGTGCTCGAGCTCGCGCCGCAGCCGCTGGCCGGACAGGCGGTCGAAGACCCGCTCCCGAACCGCGGTCGCGATCAGGTTGCGGGTGTCGGGAGCGACCGCGAAGGACAGCCGCCGCGCGTAGCGGACGGCGCGAATGGCGCGCGTCGGGTCGTCGATGAAGGACAGCGAGTGAAGGACCCGGATCTCCTTGCGATGGATGTCCTTGCGACCGCCGAAGAAGTCGACCATCTCACCATGACGGTCGCCGGCGAGCGCCACGGCGAGGGCGTTGATCGTGAAGTCCCGCCGGTACAGGTCCTGGCGGATGAGCGAGGTCTCGACCTCGGGCAGCGCCGCCGGGGTGCTGTAGAACTCGGTGCGCGCCGAGGCGACGTCGACGCGGTGGCCGTCGGCCAGGGTCACGACCGCCGTGAGAAACGGCGCGTGCGGGTGCGACCGGCCGCCCAGGGCCGCGGCCAGCGCCTCGGCGAACAGGATGCCGTCACCCTCGACCACCAGGTCGACGTCCTCGCTCGGCCGCCCGAGCAGCAGGTCCCGCACCATGCCGCCGACCAGGTACGCGGTGCAGCCCTGCTCGTCCGCCACCTGTCGGGCGGCGGCCAGCAGCTCCTGCACCCACGGCGGCGCCTGCTCGCGGAGCAGCCTCGTCACCGGCTGGCTGATCGGTCGCACTCCGGCCATGCGGTGGTCGAGGGGTGCCCCGGTGGCGTGCTGCCGCTCGAACATCCGCCGGAACAGCTCCATCCTGGTGACGATGCCCGCCGGGCGCCCGTCGTCCTCGACGATCACGAAACGGTGGGAGCGTTCGAGGAAGAGGTCGCGCAGCACGGGCAAGGGGGTCCGCGCGGGCACCACCGGGAGGTCCGGCTGCATCACCGACTGCACCGGGCGCTCCGCCATGCCGTGGCTGAGCGCGCGGTCGAGGATCTGCCGGGTCACCATCCCAACCAGCCGGTCGGCTGCGGGGTCCCGGACCGGCAGGGCGTTGACCCGGAGCTGGTTGATCCGCCGCTTGGTCTCGGCAACGGTCGCGTCGAGCTCGATGGTGAAGATCCGCCGCGCCGCGATGTCGATCGCGGCCGTCGGCGGCGGCATCTCCTCCTCGAGGACCCGCAGCAGGTCCTCGCGAAGCTCCACCGGCATCCGGCCGGCGACCCGCGCCGAAGCCGCAGTGGGATGGCCCCCGCCTCCGAATCGCTGCGCCACCCGCCCGGCGTGGAGGCCGCTCATCCGGCTCCTGATGATCAGGTTGCAGTGCGGCGGTCGAACCAGCATCACCACGCCGACCGGAATCTCGAAGGTCTCCACCCAACGGTGGACCACGTAGGCCGCCTCCTCGTGGTAGCGATCGACCTCGACCATCGACAGCTGGACCGGGGTCTCGCGAACCAGGACCTCCTCGCAGCCCTCGACGATCCGATTGAGCAGCTCGAGCTGGTCGGGCTGGAGGGCCTTCATCACCCAGCGCCGCACCCAGTCCAGGGATCCGCCCTGCTCGAGCAGCCAGGCCACGATCCGCAGGTCGGTCGGGGTGGTCTCGCGGTAGGAGAGGCCGCCGGTGTCCTCGTAGATGCCCATCAGCAGCAGCGAGGCCTCCTCGGAGGACGGCAGCAGCTCTCGCTCCCGCAGCAGCTGCGCCACGATGGTGCAGGTGGCTCCCACCGGCCGCGAGATCACCTCGGCGGCCCCGAGCAGGTCCTCCTCGGTGACGTGGTGATCGATCATCGTGATCGGACAGCGGGCGCGCTCGATCAGCTGCCAGACCTCGCCGAGGCGAGCCGGGTTCCGGGTGTCGGCCACCACGACGTGCTCGAGGGTCTCGCGGCGCGCCTGCCGCAGCTTGACCTCCGGGAAGCTGAACCGCGTGTCCTCCATGAAGCGCCGGACCGCCACCTCCTGCGAGCCCGGGAACAGCACCTGATGGTCGGGGTAGAGGCGCACTGCGCAGACCGCCGCCGCGAAGGCGTCGAAGTCGGCGGAGAGGTGGGTGGTGATGGCCTTCACGGGTCCATTGTAGGGGACGGAGGGGTAGGGGTTGGGGATTGGCTCCCGCTTCCGCTTCCGCTTCCGCGCCCGCTTCCGGGATGGGGTGATCGGGGAAGGGGTCAGCGCCCGCTTCCGGATGCGCTTCCGCGCGTGAGACAGTCCTCCGATCGGGCGGCGCTGATCTGTTGAGCCCTGACCGGCTTGCACCTCCCCCGTCGTGCATCGAACAGATCAGGTCCCCGACGCGCAAATGGCATTCCACACCGTTCAGACGCCTGGTAGCTGCCGGACGAGATCAGTTCATCGCATCGGGCGCGGAAGCGGAAGCGGGCGCGGAAGCGGGTGGCGGCCCTAGATCCTATCCCCCAGATCCTAGCTCCTCCTCACGGAACGGTGGCCGACCAGGCGCTGGTGTCGCCGGACTCGAAGCCGTCCTCGAAACCCTGGAAGGCCTGCACGCCGGCCAGCGAGATGTCGTCGATGTGCCAGCCGTCCTCGCTGACCCAGCCGTCGGAGGCGAGCCGGAACCGGATCCGCGCGTCGGTGGCGCCGTCGAGATTCGGCAGCAGGAACACCGCCTCCTGCCAGCTGCTGAGGGCCCCCGTGTAGCTGGTGATGGGCTGCCAGCTGGCGCCGTCGTCGGTCGAGTACTCGACGTGGCCGTAGTCATAGCCCGACTCGAGCGCGTATCGGTGGAAGAAGCGCAGCTCGACGGCGGTGGTGCCGCCGAAGTTGATCGCAGGCGAGGTCAGCGACACCTCGACGCCGTCGCCATAGTTGCCGCCGGGGCTGTCGCTCCAGGAGTGGGTCTGGCTGTGTGCCATCTCGGTCGTGATGGCCCAAGGCGAGTCCGCGGTCCAGCCGATGTTCCCGCCCTCGGCGTCGTCGAGCAGCTGGGTCGGGTGCGGATCGAGCACGAAGTCGACGGTGGTGGTGCTGCCGGTGGTCGCGACCACGTCTGCAACCGTCGCCGCCGCGTAGCCGGGAGCCTTGGCCGTGACGTCATAGGTGCCGTCCAGGAGCACGAGGTCGTAGGAGCCGTCACCGGGATCGCTGGTGGTCGTGAACGCGCCGGCGCTCACGACGGCCTCGAGCGGTGCCCCGGTCCCGGCACTCGTCACGGTCCCCGCGATGTGGGCTGCCTGGCCCGGATCGAGGACCCAGAACAACGCGGCACCGGTCGCGCCCCACGCGGGGGACGCATCGCGCCCGACCGCGAAGACGGTGTGGCGGCCGGTCGCCAGGCCGCTGGTGTCGAGGGTGACGGTCGCCCACTCCTGGGGGGCGTTGAACGTGCCGTCGGCGGGTGACATCGGGATCGCGGTCGCGCCGGCCTGCCACGGCGGGGCGTCGAGGTAGGCGGTGGCCTCGGCGATCGCCTGCACCGGCTCCGAGCCGTTCAGGGTGCTGAATCGGCTGTCGTCGAGGCGCGCGCTGAAGGTGACCGGGTCGCCGGGCGCGACCACGGTGACGCCGCCGAGGTCGACCTCGGTGACGTCCGGGCCGCCGGCGGTGAGGTAGGGCGTGCGGGCGATCTTGGCCGCGTAGCGGAGCGCCTCGAGGTTGTCGGGCAGGATCGTCGACTCGAAGCTGCCGCAGTCCTGGAAGAAGGCGGTCCCCAGCTCGAAGGTGTAGGCGCCCACGCCGAGGTCGCCGTAGGCGAAATCGACGGTGGTGCCGTCGGTCGGGTAGAGGCCGATCGACTGGTCGGGCTCGTAGCCGTTGAACCAGGCGAGGCGGCGGCCGAGCGTGCGCAGCGCCGCGCCGTTGCCAGCCTGGTTCGAGGTGAAGCCCCACGGCCACAGCACCAGCCCGCCGGCGGAGTGGATGTCGATGTACACGCCGGTGGCATCCGCCGGCGCCGCCGCGCCCAGGTCCGGGTCCCGCTGGTCGGGGAAGATGGTGCGCGCATAGGCCTGGACGGCCTGGACCTCGGGCTCCGACGCGGCCACCGGGCCCCGGTAGGTCTCGTCGCAGGGATAGCCGCTCGAGCCGCCGCAGCAGGCCCACTGGAACTCGAAGTTGCGGTTGAGGTCGGCGCCTCGGTCCGACGAGGTGGCGCCGCAGTAGTTCTCGTTGGTGTTCTTGCGCCACCAGTCGCCGTCCTCGGCGTGCTTGCGTCCGTCCGGATTGGTGTAGAGCAGCAGGTGGATCTCGTGCTCGTCCAGCAGCCAGGTGGCGTCGGCGTCGGTGCCGTGGGCTGAGAGCAGCTGCTCGGCAAAGCGCAGCAGCAGCTCCGTCGTGGTGTACTCGCGGGCGTGGATGGCTCCGGTGAGGAGCAGGCGCGGCTTGCCGTGGGGCGGGTCGCTGCCGGTCGGCGTCCCCGGCACCGCGCTGTTCCCGAGCTTGAGCACCAGCATGTCGTAGCCGGGCAGCCCTCCGGGCGCGTTCTTCTCCCAGGAGTCGCCGGCGTCGATCAGCTCGGCGAGGTCAGGGTAGGCCACGGTGAGGGCGAGCGCGTCGGCGAACGTCTCCTCGACGATGCGGTAGCACGGGTAACCCGGGATGCCCGCGACCTGGCCCGCGAGCTTCTCGCGCGGCGCGCACAGCTGCTCGGTCATCCGCTCGTCGATCTCGAGTGAGAGGCCGGCGGCCATCAGGCGGGCGAAGCCGTCGGCATCGACGGCGAGCACCATCGAGCCCTGGTCGTAGCTCACCTTCCACGGCTCGGTCCAGGCCGCCACCTCCGCCACCTGCGAACGGTCGGCGAACCACGCCCGGACCACCGTCGGGCAGTCCTCGGCCGCCGCCGCCAGCGGCGCCCCGATCGCGCCCAGCATCGCCAGGGAGAATGCCGTGAATCTCATCCCACCGCCTCCTGATCGAGTCGTGCCGGCGTCGGGCGCCGGCGCCACGAGGGTAGGACGGCCGCGGCGGCTCCGCAAGTCGCGTGCGCA
Coding sequences within:
- a CDS encoding RsmD family RNA methyltransferase, which translates into the protein MRITGGDWRSRRLKGPGRGNRRLRPTPDAMRERAFAVLGDRVAGAMVLDLFAGTGAVGLEALSRGAARAVFVERDHIAARLVEANCEALCGSSGRARVLRRPARTAVEELAAAGERFSLAWADPPFESWQEGLEALVAAFSTGALEPGATACLECPARADVEGSLPERLEIERDLAGGASRVVLLRRRS
- a CDS encoding CBS domain-containing protein, with the protein product MKAITTHLSADFDAFAAAVCAVRLYPDHQVLFPGSQEVAVRRFMEDTRFSFPEVKLRQARRETLEHVVVADTRNPARLGEVWQLIERARCPITMIDHHVTEEDLLGAAEVISRPVGATCTIVAQLLRERELLPSSEEASLLLMGIYEDTGGLSYRETTPTDLRIVAWLLEQGGSLDWVRRWVMKALQPDQLELLNRIVEGCEEVLVRETPVQLSMVEVDRYHEEAAYVVHRWVETFEIPVGVVMLVRPPHCNLIIRSRMSGLHAGRVAQRFGGGGHPTAASARVAGRMPVELREDLLRVLEEEMPPPTAAIDIAARRIFTIELDATVAETKRRINQLRVNALPVRDPAADRLVGMVTRQILDRALSHGMAERPVQSVMQPDLPVVPARTPLPVLRDLFLERSHRFVIVEDDGRPAGIVTRMELFRRMFERQHATGAPLDHRMAGVRPISQPVTRLLREQAPPWVQELLAAARQVADEQGCTAYLVGGMVRDLLLGRPSEDVDLVVEGDGILFAEALAAALGGRSHPHAPFLTAVVTLADGHRVDVASARTEFYSTPAALPEVETSLIRQDLYRRDFTINALAVALAGDRHGEMVDFFGGRKDIHRKEIRVLHSLSFIDDPTRAIRAVRYARRLSFAVAPDTRNLIATAVRERVFDRLSGQRLRRELEHLLEQPHPTLSLSLLAELGLLPVIFPDLQWSEDLRSFLLEVEGQLAWYQLERLGPPPDAWFLFLGALVLRAPTGAERRITERLQLAGDLARRMVELPGSVDEVRAAARDASLPPSRRLRLAEGRPPEVLLLAMAGIDLVARRRLADAIELAVRLQPPVSGGQLLDAGIPPGPHVGRAIRRARDAVVDREIGPEQALEFAIDAARNAGGTEVVE
- the lpxC gene encoding UDP-3-O-acyl-N-acetylglucosamine deacetylase, whose amino-acid sequence is MNELILIVDDEEGILVALANILRDEGFRTIATTRGEEALELYRMQRPDAVFLDIWLPDRDGLETLQALRELDPGAAVIMMSGHGTSTTAVKAIKMGAQDYLEKPLSYDLTIDAVRSALAARAAAGRPQLLDAGGERAMPARELAPPPELPLLETSDRPQRTIRTSSVMYGLGLHSGGRTGMALQPLPPDSGIHFLTLPGATVIPAHISSVADTEYATTLTRGGESVRTVEHLLSVLHAYGVCNLLVKVHGEIPVLDGSAVEFCRHIDEIGVVDQDAPQREIVIDRRYELAGGTEKSMVIEPADSFSVSYLLRYPPPIGEQYFEFTLSSPEAYRDQIAPARTFGFMRDLKMINELGLGSGGRLDNFILVGEDEVVNTALRFPDEFVRHKILDIIGDLYLLGYRMRGRVTARLTGHRDNIAIQRRILADAISSAAAP
- a CDS encoding M14 family zinc carboxypeptidase; its protein translation is MRFTAFSLAMLGAIGAPLAAAAEDCPTVVRAWFADRSQVAEVAAWTEPWKVSYDQGSMVLAVDADGFARLMAAGLSLEIDERMTEQLCAPREKLAGQVAGIPGYPCYRIVEETFADALALTVAYPDLAELIDAGDSWEKNAPGGLPGYDMLVLKLGNSAVPGTPTGSDPPHGKPRLLLTGAIHAREYTTTELLLRFAEQLLSAHGTDADATWLLDEHEIHLLLYTNPDGRKHAEDGDWWRKNTNENYCGATSSDRGADLNRNFEFQWACCGGSSGYPCDETYRGPVAASEPEVQAVQAYARTIFPDQRDPDLGAAAPADATGVYIDIHSAGGLVLWPWGFTSNQAGNGAALRTLGRRLAWFNGYEPDQSIGLYPTDGTTVDFAYGDLGVGAYTFELGTAFFQDCGSFESTILPDNLEALRYAAKIARTPYLTAGGPDVTEVDLGGVTVVAPGDPVTFSARLDDSRFSTLNGSEPVQAIAEATAYLDAPPWQAGATAIPMSPADGTFNAPQEWATVTLDTSGLATGRHTVFAVGRDASPAWGATGAALFWVLDPGQAAHIAGTVTSAGTGAPLEAVVSAGAFTTTSDPGDGSYDLVLLDGTYDVTAKAPGYAAATVADVVATTGSTTTVDFVLDPHPTQLLDDAEGGNIGWTADSPWAITTEMAHSQTHSWSDSPGGNYGDGVEVSLTSPAINFGGTTAVELRFFHRYALESGYDYGHVEYSTDDGASWQPITSYTGALSSWQEAVFLLPNLDGATDARIRFRLASDGWVSEDGWHIDDISLAGVQAFQGFEDGFESGDTSAWSATVP